The sequence below is a genomic window from Lysobacter capsici.
TGGGCCGGGTGCCCGGCCGCGGCGAACGCGACGGCTATGCGCGGGTGGTCGATGTCAGCGCGGAGTTGCCGTTGCGGTCGTGGCGATCGGGCGACGTGGTCCGGCCGATGCTGGACTTGGTCGCGCCGAGCGCCGAGCAGTTGCGCGCGGCCGCCATCGATATCGAATCGATGCGGGGGCACGGCGAGATTCTGGTCTGCTGCGCCCTGGGCTATTCGCGCAGCGCGGCCGTGGTCGCGGCCTGGCTGCTGCACAGCGGCCGCGCGGTCACGGTGGACGAGGCGATCGCGATCCTGCGCAAGGCGCGGCCGGCGATCGTGCTGCGCGACCGGCATCGGCGCGCGCTGGGCTTGATGACGCGTGAAGCGGCGACGGCGCGCACGCAGGTTCCGGATGGACACGCCGCATGAGCGATACGCAAACGCCACCGCCGAACGGCAACCCCGATGCGACGACGGCCTTCGACCTGCGCGCGATGGCCTCGCTGCTGGCGCAGGGCCGGCATCTGCGCAGCGCTTCGCTGATCGTGCTGGCGGCCACCTTGCTGGGTCTGGTGTGGCCCGATGCGGGCGCGGATGCCATGCCGGCGTGGTTGCTGCTGAGCCTGTGCGCCGGGCTGGCGCAGTTGTATTACGCGCTGCGGGTGGATTTCGACGCGAAGCTCCTGGCCGCGCTGGCCGACCACGGCGATGGCGCCAACGCCGGCATGCACGCCGCGCAACGTCTGGACGCGAGCCTGATCGCGCTGGGCCTGTTGCCGCGCGACCGCGCCGGTCGCGACTGGCCGGCGCGCTGGCGCGGCGCGCGTGGGTTGCTGCGCAATCAGGCGTTGTGCCTGCTGGCCCAATTGGCGATGCTGGTCGCGGCCTATGGGCGGGTGTGGCTATGAGCGAAACGGGGATGGACGAGAACGTGTGGACCGCGCCGCGGCGCGCGCTGTGGCAGCGCCTGCACCAATACGATTTCGGCGGCGAACACCACGAGGCCTTTCTGACCCGCGTCGCCCACACCTGCCAGACCACCCGCGAGGGCGCGCAGGCGGCGCTGGAGGAATACCGGCGCTTCTGTTTTCTCGCGATCGCCGCCGGCCATGCGGTCACGCCGAGCGAACTGATCGATCAGGTCTGGCACGCGCACATGACCGACACCCGCGACTACTGGCAGCGCTTCTGTCCGCAGGTGCTCGAACAATCGCTGCACCATGCGCCCTCGCTCGGCGGCGCGCAGGAGCAGGAGCGGCATCAACAGCAGTACCGCGAGACCTGGATCAGCTACGAGCGTTTCTTCGGCGATCCACCGGCGGCGCAATGGCCGTATCCGACGCTGTCGCGCGCGGCGCAGGCCGCGACCGCGCAGCCGTCTTCGGGCCGGCGCACGCCGTTGCGATTCGTCACGCCGTGGACCTCGCCGCCGCGCGGCGCCGGTCGCTGGGTGTGGATCTGGAGCGTCGCCTGCGCCGCGGCCTATGCCTGGGGCGTGTCGGTGTCGACGGACTTCGACCCGCTGCAATGGCGCGGCTCTCAGTTTCTCGCGTTCTACATCGCCGCGATCGGCTGCGTGTTCACGCTCGGCGGCGCATTGGAGCGGCGCGTGCGCGGCGCCAACCGGCGCGGCAGCGTCAAGGGCGAGGACCCGGTCGAACTGGGCTTCCTCGCCGACGGCGCCGAACGCGCCGCGGACGTGGCGATCGTCGAACTGCTCGACCGCGATGCCCTGCGCCTGGATTTCGCCGGTCACGCCCGCGACGCGGCGCGCAGCGGCGCCTGGCTGCGCGCGAACCCGGACGGCGGCAAACCGCCTCTTTCCGAATCGCTGCGCGAAGCCATGTGGATCGTGCAGCGCCGGCAGAATCTCGACGACGCCCTCGGCGCGCTCAAGCAGCACTACGCCGGATTGGGCGAGCACCTGCAGCGCAAGGGATGGTGGATGAGTTCGGGACGGGCCTTGTGCGCGCGTCTGATGGGTACGCTGCCGATCGTCGCCTTGATCGGATTCGGCCTGGGCAAGATTTTCATCGGCCTGGAGCGCGGCAAGCCGGTGGGCTTCCTGGTGGTGCTCA
It includes:
- a CDS encoding TIGR04222 domain-containing membrane protein — its product is MDENVWTAPRRALWQRLHQYDFGGEHHEAFLTRVAHTCQTTREGAQAALEEYRRFCFLAIAAGHAVTPSELIDQVWHAHMTDTRDYWQRFCPQVLEQSLHHAPSLGGAQEQERHQQQYRETWISYERFFGDPPAAQWPYPTLSRAAQAATAQPSSGRRTPLRFVTPWTSPPRGAGRWVWIWSVACAAAYAWGVSVSTDFDPLQWRGSQFLAFYIAAIGCVFTLGGALERRVRGANRRGSVKGEDPVELGFLADGAERAADVAIVELLDRDALRLDFAGHARDAARSGAWLRANPDGGKPPLSESLREAMWIVQRRQNLDDALGALKQHYAGLGEHLQRKGWWMSSGRALCARLMGTLPIVALIGFGLGKIFIGLERGKPVGFLVVLTAFAGVLALVRWAYAKRRSRAGDWALHDADRAMAKRRESSDAEAGARVALMGTAGLIDSALVDYHTLRTPVSSSSDGSGGSSSCGSSGNSGGSSDSGGSSCGSSGCGGCGGGGD